Genomic window (Chryseobacterium bernardetii):
GGATAACGGAGATGAAATAAAAAAATATCTTAATCAGTCAATATCAATGCTATATATATTAACCAATGAACTTTTTGTGGTAGATATAATAGATAATAAAAGTACCTATAGGCTGCTTTCCTTTGAAGAAATCAACAGTTTAAGAATGGATCAATGGGATGTCCTGCTAGAGTTAATAGAACTTAAATATGGATCTGAACTAAAACATATTAAATTTTCAAATTATAAGAATGATGAGAATCATAAAAACCAACTTGCTAAATGGATGGGTAACCTTCTGATTACTCTCAGCCAGTTTGATAAAATAAATAAAGATTCACAAGCTATTTTAGATGGTAATAAAGAGAAAGAGGAAAGGTCCAATTATAATTTTTATAGTGTCTGGAGAATTACAGAGCAGATTATTAGTAATATGGATGCTAATCAATATTTAGTAAATGGAAATTCATCTATTAAACTTTCAGAACAAATAGAGATCTTAAAAGATGGTATTGGAGTATATGAACAAATCCAAATCAAAAACTTTGTAGCCGCCGCTCAAAAAGTACTAAATATTATTGATAGGATTAATCAAGATCCTAATAAATCTATATTGGCTTTTTCGTTTAATTTGAATGAAAAAATAGTTCAGATAAATAGTGAAAATATTAAATTTTATGATATAAACAAAAATCCAATTTTGGAAATAAGTCAAAAATTTGATAACAATAATCTTGAACTGATATTACAATATGAAGATAAGAGGAAGGAGAATGATATTATTAAATTTCATCAAATTTCTAAATTGCAACCCTTCTTTAAATATATTTCAGATGTTAAAAGTGATAACTATATTTTATTAAATGAGCTTGATGATCAGTTTGATTTATTGATTACTCGAGTTGCGGTTAACGCAAAAATTGATAAGATAAATGCTATACATTTGCTCAATATATTGTACTTATTGAAAAATGATAAAGACGGTAAAGAAAAAATTATGGCTCTTTTAAAAAGTATCGGTACATCTTACCTTCAGCAGCCAAAATATAGTAAAACAGTAGATCAATTAAAACTGAAGTACCAGGATCAGCTCTTTAAGCTCACCTCATTTTTCGGAGATGTTTTATCCGCAAAAGACGAACATGAATTGGCAAATGTTATTGACTCTCATGCATTGCCTCCAACTTCCTATAAACTTAAAAGAAGAATGGCACATTCTATTGATTTGAACGCTTATGTAGGAGGGAGCTTCTCTGGGTTGCTAACCAATGGAAATACTTCTTTGAAGAAACAGTTTACCGGTGAAATTGTTGCACCAATTGGAGTGGCTTTTACATGGTCCTCAAATGGACCGAAGACAGATAATTTTGGTTTTACCGTTGATATTATTGATTTAGGAAATATAGTGAACCATTATTTGGTATCTTCTACAGAAGATTATCCGAAAGATGTTCATTTTTCTGAAGTTTTTAGCCCTTCGGTGAGTCTTATTTATGGTATAAGAAATAGTCCTTTTGTATTATTTGGAAGTGTAAAGCTTCTTCCGTTAAAAACGGTGTATACAGATGATGGACGACTTATTAACAATAAAACATTCGATGCTACTGTATTCAGTGTAGGAGTGAAAATAGATATTCCATTAATCAATTTATGGTCAAGGGATCAGGATAGATGATAGAATATAAAATATGATGCTGCAAAATAGCAACAAAAAAAGGAATCGCAATGATTCCTTTTTTATTTGAAGTAACTATTTGTCTGTTGATGTCTGCTATCTCATGAAATAACTAAAATAACTACAGCTTCCCATAAGACTTTTTGTAGTTTCAGCATCCGAATACTGTGCCTTAAGTTGAGCGAAATACGTTCTGTATTTTTGATTTTTCAGATTGTCCATTTCCTTTTGGCGGGCATCTTCTTTTTCAGACCATTTCGGATCAGAATAGTCGAAATCTTTTTGAGCATTAGCTTCATACTGGTAGTATTTACCCTGTTCTGCACTTGCCATCTGGAATAAAATCCTGGCTTTTTCTTCTTTATTGTTTGAAAACTTAAGGGCCTTTTGGTAATAGTTAATGGCTAAATCAAAATTATCAGGTTCAATATAAGAAGTATCAAGGAAGTTTTTATAGTAGTACTTATAAGGATTTCCTTTATCAGTGTTCCAGAAGTAATATTTACCTCCATTGCTGTTATCAATATCCATAACGAACAGGTGTCTGTAATAGCCTAAAATGGAAGTATTGTATAACAGGTTCCCGATAAGCTGGTTCGCTCTTGCTGCTTTCTCATCTTTTCCATTCCCTATTTTCTTAAGCTGGATCAAAACATCCGTCAGTTCAAGCTTATTCATATTGTCTTTGATGAAAGGAAAATCAGTATATCCTTCAGACTTCATAGATTCGGAAGGGCTGCTTTGATAACTTTCCCAAACATTATGTCCGAAAACAAGACTTGAAATATTATTAAAACCATTATATTCAGAAGAAGCATACTGTTTTGAGGTGATTTTTTGTCCTTCTTTTTCAGTCCAGTCATAATTCTCCCTTGGGATTCCACCAAACTTCTGAGCCTTTTCGTAATATGCTTTGGCCTTTTCAAAATCAGCAAGTCTCATAGCCCTGTCACCATAGATGGTATTAAAGAAAGCCTCAATATTTCCTACACTGTCCATATTTTTAGCAATGATCTGTTGTTCAAACTGAGTCTTGTTAGGCTTTCTGTAAAACTCTTCAACACTTTTTACCAGGCTGGAGTTCGGGTTGTATTGGAGATCAGATAGTTGGTTATTCATAAGGAATGATTTTCCGTCTTCCCCCTGAAGAAAGTAACGGTTGGCCATTACATCTTTTAAGAAGTCAGCGGTAGAAGGTGCATCACCGTAATAATCGTAATCACTGTTAACATTAGCGGTATCTTTTTTCACTTCTTTCTCTACAAAATACTCAGCATAATCTTTCATCAGGTGGTCTTCAAAAGCAGCATCCACTTTAGGTTGGGAAACAATATCATTCAAGACCTTCATCCTTTTGATTTCCTCCAGGTATTCAGGGTTGGTTGTTTTGATATCATTCAGTATTTCGGTACTTTCCTTATAATCTTTCTTTAAAAGCTTAAGGTAGGCATCAGCAATCTGCCAGTACTCATCTTTAGATTTTTCTTTAGCCTTTGAAGTAAATTTTTCAAGATCGTCAAGGTAATCTTTCGTGTTATCATCATATCCGCTGTATCCTGTAGTATAAAAAGGAATTCTGTTAGGATTATTCAATAATTCATCATCACTCTGTTCAGCCTTATTTCCAGCGGTGGTGGTATCAGATTTATAACCCCCAAAAAGATTTTTAAAGAACCTTACAATTTTCTGCCAGAAAGATATTTTCTCTTCTTTAACCTCTTTTACTTCCGTTGTTGTTTTATCAGAAGCAGCATCTTTTGAAGTATGGTTTTCAGTATTGCCCCTGTATACAGATATTCTGCCATAAGCATCAGACGTGTAATAATATATAGGAAGGTAGCTTCTTTCCAGTTCATTAATGCTTCTTACTGCCATTACTTTCAGGATTTCAGAATCCGGGTTAATGTCAAACATCTTTTCCATAATAGGAATGGGGTTGTTGAAATCTTCATATCCTAAAAGGAAATAAGCCATATTTTTTTCCTCATTTGTATTGGCTCTTTTCATAATATTACTGAAAGAAGCCGTGTCTGAAAGTTTCATAGAAACAAAAGCAGATTCCTTACGGTCTTTACTGTTCATAAATACCTGGAAGAAATTCCAGTTGGCATCACTATTCATTTCCAGCCCCCTTTGAGCTCCTGCCAGTTGGTCCAGAGCCATATAATATACCGTACCTTTTAGTTTCACAGGTTCAATATAAGTTTTGAAAGCCTGCAGGGCAGAGTCATAGTTTCTGGTATAATGGTTCAGGCGAACAAGTTGGTATCCGTAACGTTGCCTGATCTCAGGATTTCTGGCTGCATTATACAAAGAGGTGAGGGCCGCAATTGTTTTATTGTAATCAAGAGAGGTGGCATTTTTCCTGTTCTCATCTCTGTTATAATAAAAAGAGTTTTCACTTTCAATATAGTTGATGCTCATGTAAGGCTCCAGATATTTAGCCTCAATTAAATAATCAATTCCCTCTTTGTATTTCTGATAAAATCCTGTTCCCAGCTTTTGTAAGAGCGGGTTGGTAGGAGTTCCGTTTTTAAGAGCATTCAGATCATTCATGCTTACCTTGTATACCAGGTTTTGTGTCTCGGCATAATTAAGCTGATTGTTGAAATATTTCTTCCAGGTCTCAATATTATCATCAGGGATCATAGATGGATTATAATTACCAAAGAATCTTGAAGAATAAGTATGAAGAAAAGGAAGATAAGATTTATCCTTAATAATACTCTGCGTAAAGAGGTTGAAGTATTCGTAATCCGGATCCGACCATGAACAGGCGTTGGAGTTGGTGTAGAAAAGAGATACAACCGCAAGTGAAAGAATATACTTTTTCATAGGGTTTGTAGTGTTTTTTTAATTTTTATAGCGTTGTTTTGTAATTAATGGTGCGGACAGAAAATAGCATATGAAGTTGAACTTTTATTCTCTGTCTTAATCTATGGTAGATTTAAAATTTCTGATCTAACACAAATTTACTATCTAATTGATAATAAATAATATTAAAATGCGGGATTTTTTTCTGAAGGAAAACAATTACATCAGTTAATTGTGCTTCCGATATTTCTTCCACTTTTATTTTGAAACCTTTATTCAGGTAACTTCCAAAGTAGAAACCGTCTTTCAATACTTCTGCTTCATATTCTGAAATCTTTTTGAAATTAGGATTTTTGAGGTCCTTTTCAGATAAAGCATTGATGAGTTTATGTTTGCCCAGATGATTCGTAATGATTCCCCACGAATAAATAGGAAGGGCCACTTCAACTTTTTTGATAGGATAGTCTTCCATTTTAGAAAGATAGCTTTTAAGAATATTCACATCAAGAATAGAGTTTTTATCCGATTTTTCCAGTGGAGAAGAAGTGGAGTAGCACATTAGATACACTTTTTTCACCGGAGGAATCCCGGTCAGTTTTTTATCTTTAACCTGGTGAAGGCGTAAAGTACAGGTAACTTCCTTTCCAGAAACTCTCTTCAATTCTTTCAGAAATTGAAAATAATCATCGCGTGTGCCGGCAGTCCAGTCGCAGTCAATCTGAATTTCGTTATTGATATTTAAATGATATTCTTCTGCTTTTTTCTGAACCAAATGATGAATATGCTCTGCCAGAAACTTAATTTCTTCCTGAGAAATACCCAGCATAGTTTGATTAGTAATGAAAACAGTAGGTACGATCTGTTTGTCCGTCTGAAAACTCTGGTCTTTTGTAATAACAGCTACGGGTAGAAATTTTCCGTCTGATTTATCAACATCAAAAAATCTTGTATATAAATAAGGAACTGTTGCCTGATCTAAAACTTTCTTTTCTTGCTGATCCAGTTTCAGATTCGTTTTCCAGTAATAAAATGTATAAGGATGGTTCTCTTTTTTACTGCAGGAAACAATAAAAAGTAAGACCCATAAAATATTGAATATTTTCATACTTTGGTGTGCATAATTGATCCCTCAAAAATAAAGATATTTATACAAACCATAAACCGTAAAATCCCGGCGATTCTTTATTACCGGTAAATTCCATCATCTCGGACTTCGTTTCCTGAAAATCCCAACAATTCATATACCCATTCCTGTTCGTTGAGGGTGTTAAAAATTCATTGGATTTTTAACACATTACAATAAAAACCACCTCAAAAGGAGTGGCTGTATTTGTAATCAATTTTATTCATAGAGTTCACTTTCACAGGTGCAGGTTTCTTTATCTATACTTTCCCTTGCAGAACAACAGCCTTCAAGATTTAGAATATTCCCTTTTTCATCTGTAAGATAGATTTTATCTGTACCGAATTTCACAAAGAAGGTTTCTTTATAATTTTTGAACTGAACCTTCATGACTTTATTCGGAGCATATTGGCCAGCATTGATTTCTTCGTTGGTTTCTTTTCCATTAGCCTGGTTAACCTGAACATACCCAAAAAGAACATTACCGTTCTTTTGTATATTAAGATAATAATGGGGAGTGCCAGTACCGCTGTATCCTTTCAGAAGATCAAAGCTTCTGTGTCCGGTAAAGGGTAATTTTGTTTGTGCAAGAGTGAAAATACTGATGCATAAAATCATTAAACTGAAAATCTTTTTCATATTATTTTTCCTCAAATTTAAAAATATATGTTCAATCTATATACCGTAAAACCCCGGTGATTTTTATCTATTCTAAATTCTATACCAACACAATCCAACAAAAAGCCACTCCAAAAGGAGTGGCTTTTATATCATCTCAGTGAAAATTAAATTAAAAAACAGTTGCAGCCAGCTGAATTCTTGCATATTTATTAGAAGGATTCCACATGGCCATCATAGAAACAGGTAAGTTGTAATGTTCTGTAATTTTAAGGATCTTTCCTGCTTTTACTCCTACATTCACAATATCAAAATTGTTTTTTCCATTTCCATACAAAAATGTATTCCCATTTAAGGAAAATCCTGCTCCTACAAAAGCATCAAGATTTACTTTTTGTCCGCTGATAACAGGGTAGCTGGCCTGAACATAAGTGGAGTATCTGTTCTTTTTATAGCTTCCGTCAGGTTCCAGAATTACTTCCCCTGCATTAGCACCACCATAAAGCATAATGTCTGCTTCAATATTAATCGGGAATGAAGGCCCGAAAGTATAATTGGTTCTTAAATCAATAATGTGTGCTGTTCTTCTCTGTGAGTAGCTGAAAATATCATCAGCAGCCACCGCAGTATTGATGTTTCTGGAATTATAAAGGTCCCATAACCCGATATAAAAACGCCCGTTAGAATATTGAACATAATAATTGATCTCTTTATAATGAGTGTTGTCCTTATCATCGGCTAATGCAGAGGCACCCCAGATTCCTACCTTCCATTTTTTCTCCGCATCCAGGGCGTAAGAAAGATTCCCCATCACTACAGGTTTATCCGTAATAATTAGTCCTCTCCATAAGTGATTGTTCTGAATGTTGGCTGTAAAATCAAGCCTTCCTTCTTTGGTTTCCTTGGTTTCACCGCTTTCCTGTGAAAATAACCTTCCTGTGCCTAAAGCAAGAACGAAGATTCCCTTTAAGATTTTTCTCATCATTTGTCTTATTTTAAAAATCCATATAATACTGCTGCAAGAATTGCTCCTGTAATCGGACCTACTATAGGAATCCACGCATATCCCCAATCACTGCTTCCTTTTACAGGTAAAATGGAATGCATGATTCTTGGAGCAAGATCTCTCGCCGGGTTAATAGCATATCCTGTAGTTCCACCCAAAGATAAACCGATAGCCCAAACGACAAACGTAACAGGGATCGCTCCGATGGAACCAAGGCCTACTTTAGCTGCCGGATCTGCCTGTAAGGAAATGCTGGGACCAGCAAAATAAAATACGCAGAATACCAGTACAAATGTGCCGATGATCTCACTTATAAGATTGGAAGATGTTTTTCTGATCGCCGGACCAGTACTGAAGCATGCCAGTTTCGCACCTTCGTCCTCCGTAATAGCAAAATGATCTTTATGAAAAAGCCATACTAAAAATGCACCCAGCATTCCTCCGATCATTTGTGCCGCGATATAAGACGGAACAAGGTCCCATGAGAATTTTCCTGCAACAGCAAGACCAATGGTTACTGCCGGGTTCAGGTGGGCCCCACTTATTGGCCCTGCAACGGTTACTCCCACAAAAACGGCCAGCGCCCAGGCGGTAGTAATAACAATCCATCCGGAATTATTTCCTTTCGTATCTTTTAAGACAACATTGGCTACAACACCGTTGCCTAACAATATAAGAAGCATCGTGCCGATAACTTCTGCAATAAATGGGGTCATATAAGTTTTTTTGATAAGTGAGTTAATCTTCAATCCAGCTTTGAGCGCTTTTTACAGCTTTCTTCCAGAAATGGGTCATTTTATTTACCTTTTCTCTGTCCAGTTGAGGGTGGAAGTCCTTGTCTACAATCCATTGTTCCTGGATTTCGTCTATACTTTTCCAATATCCTACTGCAAGCCCTGCAAGGTAGGCTGCTCCAAGAGCGGTAGTTTCCAATGTTTTGGGTCTTGTAATTTTGAATCCGAAAAGATCAGACTGAATCTGCATCAGAAGATCACTTGCAGAAGCACCTCCGTCTACTCTTAATTCAAGGCTGGCTCTTCCGGAATCTGCTTCCATTGCTTTTACAATCTCGTATACCTGAAATGCAATTCCTTCCAGGGTGGCTCTGGCGATATGGGCATCAGTAGTTCCACGGGTGATCCCTACAATCGTTCCGCGTGCATACTGATCCCAGTAAGGAGCACCAAGGCCGGTTAATGCAGGAACGAAATAAACACCACCATTATCTTCTACA
Coding sequences:
- a CDS encoding MIP/aquaporin family protein, producing the protein MTPFIAEVIGTMLLILLGNGVVANVVLKDTKGNNSGWIVITTAWALAVFVGVTVAGPISGAHLNPAVTIGLAVAGKFSWDLVPSYIAAQMIGGMLGAFLVWLFHKDHFAITEDEGAKLACFSTGPAIRKTSSNLISEIIGTFVLVFCVFYFAGPSISLQADPAAKVGLGSIGAIPVTFVVWAIGLSLGGTTGYAINPARDLAPRIMHSILPVKGSSDWGYAWIPIVGPITGAILAAVLYGFLK